In a genomic window of Glycine max cultivar Williams 82 chromosome 13, Glycine_max_v4.0, whole genome shotgun sequence:
- the LOC100807390 gene encoding calmodulin-binding receptor kinase CaMRLK produces MTPFFLLHYHYNRELSHFTNNYIPPSVPFFSLFAFFLSIHTHHWGIIGTRHCNGGVKKMKPCCTFFILLSLVVILVESSCKNEDHELVSKAFQSVSGFNSSWFETGSNCSNAVIKGINLSSKNLSGNISWKYLRNMSKLEVLDLSGNFLQGQVPNWFWRSSTLLVVNLSSNRFGGSINPATSQNSSFSSLQNLNLSHNRFTNQLHLSGFSNLKSLDLSHNNLGTLPSGFQNLTTNLHHLDLSNCNIKGNVKPISSLTKLSSLDLSNNTLNGSFPSDFPPLNNIKFLNISHNNFKASTTLDRFIKFGKSAFIHAGNNFNYYNASKTPKLRSTPTPTPPHQQPHHIHAKKKKRPKEKQKSKHKTRTMMIVASALVVVVALCMCWVWCCRRKRQLAKRSKWAISKPVPLSMKIMEKSGPFAFETESGTSWVADLKEPSSAAVVVFEKPLMKLTFVDLLAATSHFGKDSLLAQGRCGPVYRAVLPGDIHVAIKVLENARDVHHHDAVALFVDISQLKHPNLLPLSGYCIAGKEKLVLYEFMSNGDLGRWLQELPTGETNVEDWSGDTWDIIHNGAVSRASPPEKMGWLIRHRIAVGVARGLAFLHHAGSRPVVHGHLVTSNVLLGDDFEPRIADFGFRKLGRESAAANCSTETDVYCFGVVLMELLTGKAGTAETVVWVRKAVREGHAVRTLDERLKLGGDSESEMVESLRVAYLCTAESPGKRPTMQQVLGLLKDIHPSHGLD; encoded by the exons ATGACGCCGTTCTTCCTACTTCACTACCACTATAACCGCGAACTATCCCACTTCACCAACAACTATATCCCACCCTCtgtcccttttttttctctcttcgctttctttctttcaattcaTACTCACCATTGGGGTATAATAGGGACACGACATTGTAACGGTGGAGTTAAGAAAATGAAGCCCTGCTGCACATTCTTCATTCTCCTTTCGCTAGTTGTTATTCTCGTTGAATCTTCATGCAAAAACGAAGACCATGAGCTGGTGTCAAAGGCGTTCCAATCTGTGTCTGGATTCAACTCTTCCTGGTTCGAAACAGGTTCTAATTGTTCAAATGCTGTGATTAAAGGGATAAATCTTTCGTCCAAAAACCTAAGTGGGAACATCTCCTGGAAGTATCTGAGGAACATGTCCAAGTTGGAGGTTCTAGATCTGTCTGGGAATTTTCTGCAAGGCCAAGTCCCAAATTGGTTCTGGAGAAGCTCAACCTTATTGGTAGTGAACCTTTCCAGCAACAGGTTCGGAGGGAGCATTAACCCGGCCACTTCCCAAAACAGTTCCTTTTCATCGCTGCAAAATCTCAATCTCTCACACAACAGGTTCACCAACCAGCTTCACCTCTCTGGTTTCTCAAATCTTAAAAGCCTCGACCTTTCGCACAACAACCTCGGAACCTTGCCTTCCGGGTTCCAAAACCTCACTACCAATCTACACCACCTCGATCTCTCCAACTGCAACATCAAAGGAAACGTAAAACCCATCTCCTCCCTCACCAAACTTTCATCCTTGGATTTATCAAACAACACGTTGAACGGTAGTTTCCCCTCTGACTTCCCTCCTCTGAACAACATCAAATTCTTGAACATCTCCCACAACAACTTCAAAGCCTCCACCACCTTAGACAGGTTCATAAAGTTCGGCAAATCAGCGTTCATTCACGCCGGCAACAACTTCAACTACTACAACGCATCAAAAACGCCAAAGCTTCGTTCAACTCCAACTCCAACCCCACCGCACCAACAGCCCCACCACATTCacgcgaagaagaagaagcggccaaaagaaaaacaaaagtcaaaacacaaAACCAGAACCATGATGATTGTGGCCTCGGCACTTGTTGTCGTTGTCGCGTTGTGCATGTGCTGGGTGTGGTGTTGCAGGAGGAAGAGGCAATTGGCGAAAAGGAGCAAGTGGGCGATCTCGAAGCCGGTCCCACTGAGCATGAAGATAATGGAAAAATCAGGACCGTTCGCGTTCGAGACCGAGTCAGGGACATCATGGGTTGCTGACCTCAAAGAACCCTCTTCCGCAGCCGTGGTCGTGTTCGAGAAGCCACTCATGAAACTCACCTTCGTCGACCTTCTCGCTGCCACGTCACACTTCGGAAAAGACTCTCTCCTCGCTCAGGGCAGGTGTGGGCCCGTTTATCGCGCTGTCTTACCCGGAGACATCCACGTGGCAATCAAGGTCCTCGAAAACGCCAGAGACGTCCATCATCATGACGCTGTCGCTCTCTTCGTTGACATTTCCCAACTCAAACACCCCAATCTCTTGCCCCTCTCCGGTTACTGTATTGCAG GTAAGGAGAAGCTGGTGTTGTATGAGTTTATGTCGAACGGGGATTTAGGTAGGTGGTTGCAGGAGCTACCAACAGGGGAGACTAACGTGGAGGATTGGAGTGGTGACACGTGGGACATTATTCATAACGGCGCCGTTTCTCGAGCCTCACCCCCCGAAAAAATGGGGTGGTTAATACGGCACCGTATTGCGGTGGGTGTGGCGCGTGGATTAGCGTTTCTCCACCACGCGGGGTCGAGGCCCGTCGTGCACGGCCACCTGGTGACGTCGAACGTGCTTCTCGGCGACGACTTCGAGCCGCGGATCGCGGATTTCGGGTTTCGGAAACTCGGGCGAGAGAGCGCGGCGGCGAATTGTTCCACCGAGACGGACGTTTACTGTTTCGGGGTGGTGCTGATGGAGCTTCTGACGGGGAAGGCCGGCACGGCGGAGACGGTGGTTTGGGTGAGGAAGGCGGTGAGGGAGGGCCACGCGGTGAGGACGTTGGATGAGAGGCTTAAACTCGGCGGCGACTCGGAGAGTGAGATGGTGGAGAGTCTCCGAGTCGCCTATTTGTGTACGGCCGAGTCTCCGGGGAAGAGGCCCACCATGCAGCAAGTGTTGGGCCTTCTCAAAGATATTCACCCGAGTCATGGACTCGACTGA